In the Pectinatus sottacetonis genome, GTTTATTTTGCCCTTCCCATGATCGGAATAAAATTATCCGATATAAGTGCTGCTTTACTCGCTTTCACATTAAATTATGCCGCTTATTTTGCTGAAATATTCCGCGCAGGTATCCAGTCTATCAGCCGTGGACAATACGAAGCTGCTAAAACATTAGGCATGAGTTATCCTCAAACCATGCGCCGAATAATTCTTCCTCAGGTAATAAGACGAGTCCTGCCACCGGTAAGCAATGAAACCATCAATCTTGTAAAAGATACTTCATTAATTTATATTTTAGCTATGAATGACTTATTGCGTGTAGCCAGAACAATTGTTCAACGTGAATTCGATATGACTCCCTTTATTGTTGCTGCGGTTTTTTATCTCATTATGACGTTTGTTCTTACTTACATTTTCAATCGTCTTGAAACACACTATGGAAAATACGAGGTATAGTCAATGGTAACTACTAGCAACAATATCATCTGCATGAAAAACATACACAAAAGTTTTAATGGAATTCCTGTACTGAAAGGAATTGATATAACTGTAAAAAAAAGCGAAGTTTTAGCTGTTATTGGGCCTTCTGGCTCAGGTAAATCAACACTTCTGCGCTGTCTTAATAATCTGGAAACCATTGATGATGGTATAATAAAAATAGAAGATGAATTTCTTGTTAAAAGTATTGATAACAGGGCAGTTTATGCTGATAGGAAAACTCAAAAGAATATCTTAAGCCGCATGGGAATGGTATTTCAACAATTTAATCTTTTCCCACATATGACCGTAATTGAAAATCTTCTGGAAGCTCCTATGCATGTAAAAAATATGAAAAAAACAGCCATTCTTCCCATTGCAGAAGATTTGCTGCATAAAATAGGTTTATTTGATAAAAAAGATGCTTATCCCAGCCGCCTATCCGGTGGACAGCAGCAGCGAGTAGCTATTGCCCGTGCTTTATGCATGTCTCCTGATATAATGCTATTTGACGAGCCTACATCTGCCCTTGACCCTGAACTCACTGTAGGGGTTCTGAACACTATGAAACAATTAGCTGATGATCATATGACCATGATCGTGGTTACTCATGAAATGGGTTTTGCCCAGGATGTCGCCAATAAAATAATCTTCATGGCTGACGGTAATATTATTGAACAAGGTGAACCACAGTCATTTTTTAATGCTCCACAAGAAGATCGTACAAGAGCATTTTTGCATAATATGCTTAAATAAAAACTGTCGAACAATGTCCGACAGTTTTTATTATGGAAGAAGTTGCATTCCTATTTCATTTATTTCCATATAATTTTATTATCTCTTTTACCTTCTGCTTTTCTGTTTTTAAGTTTTTTTTCAATTTATCCTTAGTATCTTCCTGTAGATTTGCGGGAGATATTTTTCCTTGCTGTCGTTTTATTAACTCTTGCTTATTTTTCTCCGCATAATCAATTATCGCCTGATAAAAATTTCTATCTAAATTTTTATCAGACATTTTATCAATATTGTCAACACGATTTGACGTTATATCTAATATCGAATTCCAATTTGCATCTAAATAGCTTTGCTGCAAATATGCTACAGTACGTTTTTTAGTGTCTATATGGAGAATTGCCTCAGCACCCCATATCCCCCCTAAAGTACTTACATCTTCATTGTTCCATCGTCTTTTTTGAATTACATCCTGTATTTCTATCCAATCGTACTGTTCTAAAACAGGTACTTCTAAAATATCTGTATTAACAATACCATCGTCACCAACTACATATTTCATTTCCTTTTTGTTAAAATAATAACTTATTCTAGGCGAAGCCTGCACCCATTCATAAATATCTGTTGGAACGGTTTCTGCTGCTGCAAAGGCTCTAGCCATAAATGAGAATATTATTATAAAAAATATTGTTGTCCTGTACACCTCTCTTATATACCTCCTATATTTATTCTTCCTAAATTATACCATAATATTATTTCAGGAAAAACCGTAAATTCTATTTACTTTCAAAAGCTTTTTAATATATAACTAATTTACTACTATTCATATAAAACACCATTACATATTCCAACTTTTTGCCTTGCTTAATTACTTTCATTTTAGTACAATTATATGGCGAAGTATATGGCGAAGATATTCTATATTTTTATTATTCTAAGGAGGTTGATCTTTTAATGTTTTTAAATGACAAATTTAAATTTGCTGAACGCAATACTACTATGTCAACTGAAATCATAGCTGGTATTACTACTTTTGTCACAATGTCTTATATCATCATAGTAAACCCCAGTGTTCTAAATAAAGCCGGTATGGATTTTCATGGTGTATTTATCGCAACTATTCTGGCTTCTATAATCGGAACATTGATAATGGGACTTTTCGCCAATTATCCCATTGCCATTGCTCCCGGCATGGGCATGAATGCCTATTTCTCTTTTGTAATAGTCCTTGGTATGGGTATTCCCTGGCAATCAGCCTTGGGGAGTGTATTTATAGCTTCAGTTATCTTTCTACTGCTATCACTTACAAGTTTTCGACAGGCCCTTATTGAGGCTATTCCTCCTTCCTTAAAAGCCGGTATCAGCGGTGGTATTGGTCTTTTTGTTGCTTTTATTGGCATGCAGAATGCCCATCTGGTTGTTGCTTCCCCGGCAACCATAATAACTTTGGGGAATTTTTCTGAGCCGGTTGCCTATATGTCCATTTTAGGTCTTATAATAACCATTATCCTGCTGGTAAATAATGTTCCAGCTGCTATTTTTCTTGGTATGATAATAACTGCTATAGTTTCATTCTGCATGGGATATATAACTCTTCCCTCTTCAATTTTCAGCCTGCCTACAGGTCTTGGTGCTACTTTTATGCATCTTGACATCTCCGGAGCATTTACGCCTAACCTCTTTGCTATAATATTTACTTTCTTCCTTGTAACCCTATTCGATACAACTGGTACAATGATTGGTATAGCAGAACAAGCCGGTTTGATGAAAAACGGCCATTTTCCCAATGTAAGAAGTGCCCTTTTAGCTGATGCCGTTGCTAGTACCTTTGGTTCTTTATTAGGTACATCACCTACTTCCTCATATATAGAATCAGGCTCTGGTGTTGCTGCTGGAGGCCGGACTGGCTTTACCTCTGTTGTTGTTGCCATTTTATTTTTCTTTATGCTTTTCCTGGCCCCTATTGCCCAGGTATTAGCATCCGTACCAGCAATAACATCACCAGCACTTATTGTTGTCGGGTTCCTAATGATGGGCAGTCTTAATAATATTGACTGGAAAAATATTGAAGAATCCCTTCCAGCTTTTTTTGTTCTTTTCTGGATGCCTTTATCTTATAGTATAACCAACGGTGTCGGTGCTGGATTGATACTCTATCCACTGATTAAGATTTTTCGGGGAAAAATGAGAGAAATCCATCCTCTCCTATATGTTTTCCTTGTTTTATTTATTATCCAGTTCATTATGATGAATCATTAATTATGATATAGGAGGATAAATTTATATTGTTTAAAATAAACTTCATTTCAACAACAGTTTTAACAATTTTTATCTCCCTTTTATCAAGTGCATCCGGTGTTTGTAATGCCAGCCAGTTTAGACATTACAATAATACTATTGCAGTAAAAGTTATCACTGATGAATCACAAGCTCATTCTTTTTCTGATAAGATAAAAAATTTAATTCAAAATTACGATACTGAGCATTCATCCAGTCCAAAAACTAATGCACCTAGTTCTATTCTAGGCAGTGCTACTGCTACACCTGAACAATGTGTGCGTTATTTACTGCGCATCAATCCTAATCCGGAAATTTCAGTTTCCCCGCAAAAACTTGTTTCATATTACTACAAGGAAGGCGATCGTGAAGGCGTTCGTCCCGATATTGCCTTTGCTCAGGCTTTAGTCGAAACAGGTTTTTTCCGTTATGGCGGCACAGTAACACCTGATCAAAACAATTATTGTGGCCTAGGAACTACAAACACACTGGTAAAAGGTGCATACTTTTCTTCGTCTCTGCTGGGCGTACGTGCCCATATACAGCATTTATTGGCCTATGCGTCTAATAAACCACCAAAAGAGCCTATAATAGATCCTCGTTATTCTCTTGTGCGTTCTATTTATAAACACCACACGCTGGATACATGGCAGGATCTAAATGGACGCTGGGCTGTCCCTGGAAATACATATGGACAAAATATATTAAAAATATACCATGCTATATTAAATTCATAGAAAAATTTTCTTTTTTCGTGATAATGCCGCCAGTCATCTTGTTGATTGGCGGCATTATCATTCCAATATTTTCTACTTATAAAAAATTTAAAATCGATAAACATGCTCCAGACAGCGGAT is a window encoding:
- a CDS encoding NCS2 family permease, translated to MFLNDKFKFAERNTTMSTEIIAGITTFVTMSYIIIVNPSVLNKAGMDFHGVFIATILASIIGTLIMGLFANYPIAIAPGMGMNAYFSFVIVLGMGIPWQSALGSVFIASVIFLLLSLTSFRQALIEAIPPSLKAGISGGIGLFVAFIGMQNAHLVVASPATIITLGNFSEPVAYMSILGLIITIILLVNNVPAAIFLGMIITAIVSFCMGYITLPSSIFSLPTGLGATFMHLDISGAFTPNLFAIIFTFFLVTLFDTTGTMIGIAEQAGLMKNGHFPNVRSALLADAVASTFGSLLGTSPTSSYIESGSGVAAGGRTGFTSVVVAILFFFMLFLAPIAQVLASVPAITSPALIVVGFLMMGSLNNIDWKNIEESLPAFFVLFWMPLSYSITNGVGAGLILYPLIKIFRGKMREIHPLLYVFLVLFIIQFIMMNH
- a CDS encoding amino acid ABC transporter permease; the protein is MEHIANTIILMLEGTETTLKIFCITFILSIPLGLLVSLSRLSKLKPLSLLMELYIWIMRGTPLMLQLLFVYFALPMIGIKLSDISAALLAFTLNYAAYFAEIFRAGIQSISRGQYEAAKTLGMSYPQTMRRIILPQVIRRVLPPVSNETINLVKDTSLIYILAMNDLLRVARTIVQREFDMTPFIVAAVFYLIMTFVLTYIFNRLETHYGKYEV
- a CDS encoding amino acid ABC transporter ATP-binding protein; its protein translation is MVTTSNNIICMKNIHKSFNGIPVLKGIDITVKKSEVLAVIGPSGSGKSTLLRCLNNLETIDDGIIKIEDEFLVKSIDNRAVYADRKTQKNILSRMGMVFQQFNLFPHMTVIENLLEAPMHVKNMKKTAILPIAEDLLHKIGLFDKKDAYPSRLSGGQQQRVAIARALCMSPDIMLFDEPTSALDPELTVGVLNTMKQLADDHMTMIVVTHEMGFAQDVANKIIFMADGNIIEQGEPQSFFNAPQEDRTRAFLHNMLK
- a CDS encoding glucosaminidase domain-containing protein, translating into MFKINFISTTVLTIFISLLSSASGVCNASQFRHYNNTIAVKVITDESQAHSFSDKIKNLIQNYDTEHSSSPKTNAPSSILGSATATPEQCVRYLLRINPNPEISVSPQKLVSYYYKEGDREGVRPDIAFAQALVETGFFRYGGTVTPDQNNYCGLGTTNTLVKGAYFSSSLLGVRAHIQHLLAYASNKPPKEPIIDPRYSLVRSIYKHHTLDTWQDLNGRWAVPGNTYGQNILKIYHAILNS